Proteins from a genomic interval of Phenylobacterium sp. LH3H17:
- the bioB gene encoding biotin synthase BioB translates to MNAHVRPVDPAQPRHDWTLAEVEALFELPFAELVFRAAQIHRAWFDPAEVQLSQLLSVKTGGCAENCGYCSQSQHFQTGVTATKLLDAETVIAAAAEAKAGGAQRFCMGAAWRDLKDRDVPKVAAMISGVKALGLETCATLGMMTRDQAQALKDAGLDYYNHNLDTGPDYYDKVVTTRTYQDRLDTLEAVRSVGMATCCGGIVGMGETRTDRAGLLHALATLPAHPDSLPINDLMPIPGTPLGGSNPVDGFEFVRMIAVARIVCPKTVVRLSAGREHMSRELQALCFLAGANSMFIGGRLLTTANPDKDTDAALMADLGMRPMTMGAKATVEA, encoded by the coding sequence CGCTCACGTCCGTCCCGTCGATCCCGCGCAACCTCGGCATGATTGGACGTTAGCGGAGGTGGAGGCCCTGTTCGAGCTTCCCTTCGCCGAACTGGTGTTCCGCGCCGCGCAGATTCACCGCGCGTGGTTCGACCCCGCCGAGGTTCAGCTCTCGCAGCTGCTGTCGGTCAAGACGGGGGGCTGCGCGGAGAACTGCGGCTATTGCAGCCAGTCGCAGCACTTCCAGACCGGGGTGACCGCCACCAAGCTGCTGGACGCCGAGACGGTGATCGCCGCCGCCGCCGAGGCCAAGGCCGGTGGGGCGCAGCGCTTCTGCATGGGCGCGGCCTGGCGCGACCTGAAGGACCGCGACGTGCCCAAGGTGGCCGCCATGATCTCGGGTGTGAAGGCGTTGGGCCTGGAGACCTGCGCGACGCTGGGCATGATGACCCGCGACCAGGCCCAGGCGCTGAAGGACGCCGGCCTGGACTACTACAACCACAACCTCGACACCGGCCCGGACTATTATGACAAGGTGGTGACAACCCGCACCTACCAGGACCGGCTCGACACGCTGGAAGCCGTCCGCTCCGTGGGGATGGCCACCTGCTGCGGCGGCATCGTCGGCATGGGCGAGACCCGCACCGACCGCGCCGGCCTGCTGCATGCGCTGGCCACCCTGCCCGCCCACCCGGACTCCCTTCCGATCAACGACCTGATGCCGATCCCGGGCACGCCGCTCGGCGGCTCCAATCCGGTCGACGGCTTCGAGTTCGTCCGGATGATCGCCGTCGCCCGCATCGTCTGCCCGAAGACCGTGGTCCGCCTCTCGGCCGGCCGCGAGCATATGAGCCGCGAATTGCAGGCGCTGTGCTTCCTGGCCGGCGCCAACTCCATGTTCATCGGCGGCAGGCTGCTCACCACCGCCAATCCGGACAAGGACACCGACGCCGCCCTGATGGCCGATCTGGGCATGCGGCCCATGACCATGGGCGCGAAGGCGACCGTCGAGGCGTAG